Proteins found in one Primulina eburnea isolate SZY01 chromosome 16, ASM2296580v1, whole genome shotgun sequence genomic segment:
- the LOC140816994 gene encoding subtilisin-like protease SBT1.7 has translation MSKLGILPFTTFLLLLCFFHAFADAEKRNYKKKTYIVHMDKFNMPAYFEDHLQWYDSSLKTVSLSANMIYTYSNVIHGYSVRLTPEEARMLEAKSGILSVQEEVKYELHTTRSPEFLGLLNSDAFLLDSGTMSEVIVGVLDTGVWPESGSFDDNGLGPVPSGWKGECEVGTNFTTSSCNRKLIGARFFSRGFEAAFGAIEEASESRSPRDDDGHGTHTASTAAGSAVVGASLFGFAAGTARGMARRARVAAYKVCWLGGCVSSDILAAMEKAIEDGVNVLSLSLGGGSYSDYSRDMVAIGAFAATSQGILVSCSAGNGGPSRGSLSNVAPWLTTVGAGTMDRQFPAYVSLGNGKNFTGASLYSGKPLTSSTPLVYAGSVSNSSYGRLCMRETLIQEKVKGKIVLCERGLNARSQKGLVVKDAGGVGMILANTETYGEELVADAHFIPTAAVGQTEGDEIKKYISSESNPSATIASGGTLLGVQPSPVMAAFSSRGPNPITPDILKPDLIAPGVNILAGWTGKVGPTGLSEDTRQVNFNIVSGTSMSCPHVSGLAALVKAVHPEWSPAAIRSALMTTAYSKYKSEKGIQDSATGLPATPFDYGAGHVDPISALDPGLVYDATIDDYMDFLCAINYSSNMIKIITKQEYSCKADKEYRVADLNYPSFSVPLQTASGPNGGSNTPSVIKYTRTLTNVGTPATYRVSIPQETKMVKIEIVPDVLDFTNSNEKKTYTVTFTANSMPSGTTSFTHLEWSDGKHIVSSPIVFSWT, from the coding sequence ATGTCAAAGCTAGGAATTCTTCCTTTCACGACTTTTTTGCTTCTTCTGTGTTTTTTTCATGCATTTGCTGATGCAGAAAAGAGGAACTACAAGAAGAAGACGTATATCGTTCACATGGACAAGTTCAATATGCCTGCATATTTTGAAGATCACTTGCAATGGTACGACTCTTCTTTGAAGACGGTGTCGCTCTCTGCCAACATGATCTACACTTATAGCAATGTTATCCACGGCTACTCTGTGCGGCTGACACCCGAGGAAGCTCGGATGCTTGAAGCAAAATCGGGGATTCTATCGGTTCAAGAAGAAGTAAAATACGAACTTCACACCACAAGGTCACCCGAATTTCTCGGACTTCTCAACAGTGACGCGTTTCTGCTAGACTCTGGCACAATGAGTGAAGTTATAGTTGGTGTCTTAGATACCGGCGTTTGGCCAGAGTCGGGCAGTTTCGATGACAATGGACTAGGTCCAGTCCCAAGTGGGTGGAAGGGTGAGTGTGAAGTAGGCACGAACTTTACCACATCAAGCTGCAACCGGAAACTCATTGGTGCAAGATTTTTCTCACGGGGATTTGAGGCGGCGTTTGGAGCCATTGAAGAGGCATCAGAATCGAGGTCTCCTAGAGATGATGACGGCCACGGAACACATACTGCGAGCACAGCAGCAGGATCGGCAGTGGTTGGAGCAAGCCTATTCGGTTTTGCGGCGGGTACGGCGCGTGGGATGGCGAGACGTGCTAGAGTGGCAGCATACAAAGTCTGCTGGCTTGGGGGATGTGTCAGTAGTGATATATTAGCAGCAATGGAGAAGGCAATCGAAGACGGCGTGAACGTGCTTTCCTTGTCACTTGGTGGCGGCTCGTATTCTGATTACTCCAGAGACATGGTTGCAATTGGAGCATTTGCCGCAACATCCCAAGGCATTCTAGTTTCGTGTTCTGCTGGAAATGGTGGGCCAAGTCGTGGGAGCCTGTCGAATGTGGCACCTTGGTTAACGACTGTAGGAGCTGGTACGATGGATCGTCAATTTCCTGCATATGTTAGCCTTGGAAATGGTAAGAACTTTACTGGGGCATCACTTTATAGTGGGAAACCTTTAACATCCTCAACTCCACTGGTATATGCTGGGAGCGTCAGCAATTCATCCTACGGCAGACTCTGCATGAGAGAGACTCTGATTCAAGAGAAAGTGAAAGGGAAAATCGTGCTTTGCGAGCGTGGGCTAAATGCAAGGTCACAAAAAGGGTTGGTGGTAAAAGATGCAGGTGGGGTAGGGATGATTCTTGCAAACACCGAAACCTATGGAGAAGAGCTGGTTGCTGACGCCCATTTTATACCAACAGCAGCTGTGGGTCAGACAGAAGGTGACGAGATAAAGAAATACATCTCGTCCGAATCAAATCCAAGTGCCACAATTGCTTCGGGAGGCACCCTACTTGGAGTGCAGCCATCACCCGTCATGGCAGCATTTAGTTCCAGAGGTCCAAACCCCATCACGCCAGATATACTCAAGCCTGATCTAATAGCACCAGGCGTTAATATTCTTGCGGGTTGGACGGGTAAAGTAGGTCCAACAGGTTTATCAGAAGACACCCGACAAGTGAATTTCAACATAGTTTCTGGTACTTCAATGTCGTGCCCACATGTGAGTGGATTAGCAGCACTCGTCAAGGCCGTGCATCCAGAATGGAGCCCTGCAGCTATAAGATCGGCTCTGATGACTACAGCTTATAGCAAATATAAGAGTGAAAAAGGCATTCAAGATAGTGCAACCGGATTGCCAGCAACACCATTTGATTATGGTGCAGGACATGTTGATCCTATATCAGCACTTGATCCTGGTCTTGTGTATGATGCTACTATTGATGACTATATGGATTTTCTTTGTGCCATAAACTACAGCTCAAATATGATCAAAATCATCACAAAGCAAGAGTATTCCTGCAAGGCGGATAAGGAATATAGGGTAGCTGATCTCAACTACCCATCTTTTTCGGTTCCCCTACAGACAGCTTCAGGCCCAAATGGTGGTAGTAATACACCATCAGTCATCAAATACACAAGAACTCTGACAAATGTGGGAACTCCGGCAACTTACAGAGTCTCAATCCCTCAGGAGACGAAGATGGTGAAGATAGAGATTGTGCCGGATGTGCTAGATTTCACCAACTCAAatgagaagaaaacttacacagTGACATTTACGGCAAATTCCATGCCTTCGGGCACAACTAGCTTCACTCATTTGGAATGGTCGGATGGAAAGCACATCGTTAGTAGCCCAATTGTATTTAGTTGGACATGA
- the LOC140816995 gene encoding protein arginine N-methyltransferase 2: MEENKEESLCAAARTGDLSKVASLLKSGADVTYFDRDGLTPLMYAAKNGWAEVVMALLNAGAPWNALSPSNLSAGDFAMESGHQSSFDILLNAGIQAELILGTIARKDSANANPNGDYLDDRVTFSEDKVMDRESKAVMMAWEKPLMEAHAKTICSGGGHVLNIGFGMGLVDTAIQQYNPLSHTIIEAHPEVYNRMLQTGWGEKKNVKIIFGRWQDVLSQLKSYDGIFFDTYGEYYEDMREFHHHLPHLLEPGGIYSFFNGFCGSNAFFHMVYCQLVALELEHLGYFTQLIPLPVKDCLGEDTWEGVKHKYWQLDTYYLPVCQCSDDSG, translated from the exons ATGGAGGAGAACAAGGAGGAATCACTCTGTGCGGCGGCTCGAACAGGCGATCTTTCCAAGGTAGCATCTTTGCTTAAATCTGGAGCTGATGTCACCTACTTCGACCGGGATGGTCTAACGCCGCTGATGTACGCCGCCAAAAATGGCTGGGCAGAGGTGGTGATGGCGCTCCTCAACGCCGGTGCCCCTTGGAATGCACTTTCCCCTTCGAATCTCTCCGCTGGAGACTTCGCCATGGAAAGTGGCCATCAATCCTCCTTCGATATCCTTCTCAATGCAG GGATACAGGCCGAATTAATTCTTGGAACAATTGCAAGAAAAGACAGTGCAAATGCTAACCCTAATGGGGATTATCTGGACGACAGAGTTACTTTTAGTGAGGATAAGGTGATGGACAGAGAAAGCAAGGCAGTTATGATGGCTTGGGAAAAGCCACTCATGGAAGCTCATGCAAAAACTATTTGCTCTGGAGGTGGGCATGTATTAAACATCGGCTTTGGCATGGGTCTTGTGGATACTGCAATTCAACAATACAACCCCTTGTCACATACTATCATCGAAGCCCACCCAGAGGTTTATAATCGGATGCTTCAGACTGGGTGGGGTGAAAAGAAGAACGTGAAGATAATATTTGGTCGCTGGCAGGATGTTCTTTCTCAACTCAAATCATACGACG GGATATTTTTTGACACGTACGGGGAGTATTATGAAGATATGAGAGAGTTTCACCACCATCTTCCTCACTTATTGGAGCCTGGAGGAATATATTCATTCTTCAATGGGTTTTGTGGCAGTAATGCCTTCTTTCATATGGTTTATTGTCAGCTAGTAGCTCTGGAACTTGAGCATTTGGGTTACTTCACACAGTTGATACCCTTACCAGTGAAGGACTGTCTAGGAGAAGATACCTGGGAGGGTGTGAAACACAAGTATTGGCAGCTGGATACTTATTACCTTCCTGTTTGTCAGTGTTCAGATGATTCTGGATGA
- the LOC140816895 gene encoding uncharacterized protein translates to MASTFDRWEKDPFFSAAEEVQESADRMESIYRTWIHAKKDASGLWDLNELGRNLRTTLGTTKWQLDEFERAVKSSYPSSSSADDAKHRHRDFITAIENQTSNVENSLKESSFSDGRMPLPWVRLNEGERNELALFLSGPSPSSTNKTTLKLQDKDVGVEKLEEGDQQLMTECLKPSFQLVERGLWEAKEEKFPGHRRTASANAEIISWKILVATDSLHRGSSDVLPDTPPRKIPSFSGFLNTMESSMSQLKWPKNGYKKLKLIDRLPETDTTLSLSQNITRGVKICYEKNKSCLDGCDDYYDRQLYGWYGAIRRQLQRSQYLMQYSRPVQVIFSVILICLLVMLALRAL, encoded by the exons ATGGCGTCTACGTTTGACAGATGGGAAAAAGATCCGTTTTTCTCTGCTGCGGAGGAAGTCCAGGAATCTGCCGACAG aaTGGAATCAATTTATAGAACGTGGATACATGCTAAGAAGGATGCCTCTGGGCTTTGGGATTTGAATGAGCTGGGAAGAAATCTCCGAACAACTCTTGGCACTACCAAGTGGCAG TTGGATGAATTTGAGCGTGCTGTTAAATCAAGTTACCCTAGCAGTAGTTCAGCTGATGATGCCAAACATAGGCATCGTGATTTCATAACTGCAATTGAGAATCAGACATCAAATGTTGAAAACTCTTTGAAAGAATCATCATTCTCAGATGGCAGGATGCCATTGCCATGGGTGCGATTAAATGAAGGAGAGCGCAATGAGCTTGCTTTGTTTCTTTCAGGACCTTCGCCGTCTTCCACAAATAAAACCACCTTAAAACTTCAAGATAAGGATGTGGGAGTGGAAAAATTGGAAGAGGGTGATCAGCAGTTAATGACAGAATGTTTGAAACCATCTTTTCAGTTGGTCGAACGGGGTCTATGGGAGGCTAAGGAGGAAAAGTTTCCAGGGCATCGAAGGACAGCTAGTGCCAATGCTGAAATTATCTCGTGGAAAATTTTGGTGGCTACTGATTCTTTGCATCGTGGCTCCTCTGATGTTCTGCCTGATACACCCCCACGTAAAATACCCAGTTTTTCAGGGTTTCTGAATACCATGGAATCATCAATGTCTCAGTTGAAGTGGCCAAAGAATGGTTACAAAAAGCTAAAGCTTATTGATCGCCTTCCAGAAACTGATACTACATTATCCCTTTCTCAAAACATAACCAGA GGCGTCAAGATATGCTATGAGAAGAACAAAAGTTGCCTTGATGGCTGTGATGATTATTATGATAGGCAGCTGTATGGTTGGTATGGTGCCATCCGGAGACAGCTTCAGAGGTCTCAATATCTTATGCAGTACAGTCGACCTGTTCAAGTCATTTTTTCCGTTATTCTCATTTGTTTGCTTG TTATGTTGGCTTTGCGCGCATTATGA
- the LOC140817029 gene encoding uncharacterized protein — protein MERKQGFFSALKEEVVRGLSPGRSRRGRSTSPSGSGLLRRRRGGSVGPPEMSVSRSGGMRPGLETLSPLREGPDPTGSDSGDPRNERWAHWLCRAPPASTSGPGYSRSDLRLLLGVLGAPLAPVHVTNNDPLPHLCIKDTPIETSSAQYILQQYLAATGGLKLQNTIQNAYAMGKIKMLASDIETATKVIKSKNSAKAAETGGFVLWQMNPDMWYVELALGGSKVHAGCNGKLVWRHTPWLGAHAAKGPVRPLRRALQGLDPRTTANMFTTARCTGEKKIGGEDCFILKLGADPHTLKARSEGPAEIIRHVLFGYFSQKTGLLVHIEDSHLTRIQSNGGDAVYWETTINSFLDDYRPIEGIMIAHSGRSVVTLFRFGETAMSHTKTRMEEAWTIEEVAFNVPGLSMDCFIPPAEIRFSSVSETCELPQEERVKSAVAASVAYQAKVAALGKSSHGNGNNIIVRMNR, from the exons ATGGAGAGAAAGCAGGGATTTTTTTCGGCTTTGAAGGAGGAAGTGGTCCGGGGGCTATCCCCGGGTCGGTCGCGGAGGGGCCGGAGTACTTCGCCATCGGGCTCAGGTCTGCTTAGGAGGAGGAGAGGCGGTAGTGTGGGCCCGCCAGAAATGTCGGTATCGAGATCGGGAGGCATGAGGCCCGGGCTTGAGACGCTCTCGCCGTTGAGGGAGGGGCCGGATCCAACCGGGTCGGATTCCGGGGACCCGAGGAACGAGCGTTGGGCCCATTGGCTTTGTCGTGCTCCTCCTGCTTCGACTTCCGGGCCGGGTTATTCGAGGTCCGATCTGAGGCTGCTCCTCGGCGTTCTGGGTGCGCCGCTTGCACCTGTGCACGTCACCAATAACGACCCATTGCCTCACCTCTGTATTAAGGACACGCCGATT GAAACGTCTTCTGCCCAGTACATATTGCAGCAATATCTGGCCGCAACTGGAGGGCTGAAGCTTCAAAACACAATCCAGAACGCTTATGCAATGGGTAAGATCAAAATGTTAGCATCTGATATAGAGACAGCCACGAAGGTTATCAAGAGCAAGAACTCCGCGAAAGCTGCAGAGACGGGTGGATTCGTGCTCTGGCAGATGAATCCCGACATGTGGTATGTTGAGCTTGCACTGGGAGGCAGCAAGGTTCATGCTGGCTGCAATGGGAAGCTAGTGTGGCGGCATACTCCTTGGCTTGGTGCACATGCTGCTAAAGGACCTGTTAGACCCCTTCGTCGCGCCCTTCAG GGTCTTGATCCAAGGACTACAGCGAACATGTTTACTACTGCGAGGTGCACAGGAGAGAAGAAAATCGGTGGAGAGGATTGCTTCATTCTCAAACTCGGTGCCGATCCTCATACATTGAAAGCTAGGAGCGAAGGACCTGCAGAGATCATTAGACATGTTTTATTCGGCTACTTCAGCCAGAAGACAGGTCTGCTTGTGCATATAGAAGACTCCCATTTGACCCGTATCCAATCGAATGGAGGAGATGCTGTGTATTGGGAGACTACTATCAATTCATTTCTTGATGACTACAGACCCATTGAGGGAATCATGATTGCTCATTCTGGTCGATCCGTGGTTACTCTCTTCAGGTTCGGTGAAACAGCAATGAGCCATACCAAGACTAGAATGGAAGAAGCATGGACCATCGAGGAAGTTGCATTCAATGTGCCAGGTCTATCCATGGACTGTTTCATCCCTCCTGCAGAGATAAGATTCAGTTCCGTTAGTGAAACTTGTGAACTACCTCAAGAGGAGAGAGTGAAGAGTGCAGTTGCAGCTTCTGTAGCTTATCAAGCCAAAGTTGCTGCATTGGGAAAATCGAGCCATGGCAATGGCAACAACATTATAGTGAGGATGAACAGATAA
- the LOC140816292 gene encoding WD40 repeat-containing protein HOS15-like: protein MISLTSVELNYLIFRYLNESGFAHSAFALGYEAGINKSTIDGILVPPGALVTFIQKGIQYLELEANFSNDDLDTEEDFQFLNPLDLITKDVHELQKIVKEKKEAKRKEKSKGKEKDNIENGREHGHGILMEKEKELAKEKDNDKQPREKEKIEKEKEKATGKDKEKSLEGAGVANPSGDEVNGRLEEVATDIGPEPMDICTSVDSLSYEISSSDLTVLQGHTSEVFACAWNPVGSFLASGSGDSTARIWTIDGPSSSNMQNGHHNVVLRHFKGRTNEKSKDVTTLDWNVDGTLLATGSYDGQARIWSRDGELISTLNKHKGPIFSLKWNKKGDYLLSGSVDKTAIVWDVKTGEWKQQFEFHSAPALDVDWRNNTSFATCSTDSMIYVCKVGENRPIKTFSGHQGEVNAIKWDPTGSLLASCSDDSTAKIWTMKQDSCLLDLKEHAKEIYTVRWSPTGAGTNHPNRQLVLASASFDSTIKLWEVDVGRLLHSLNGHRDPVYSVAFSPNGEYLASGSLDKCLHIWSVKEAKIVKTFTGNGGIFEVCWNKEGDKIAACFANNVVCVLDFRM from the exons ATGATCTCCTTGACCTCGGTGGAGCTGAATTACCTCATCTTCCGTTACCTCAACGAATCag GGTTTGCCCATTCTGCTTTTGCTCTAGGATATGAGGCAGGGATCAACAAGAGTACTATTGATGGAATTCTTGTTCCACCTGGTGCACTTGTTACATTTATTCAGAAAGGAATCCAATATCTTGAACTAGAAGCAAACTTTAGTAAT GATGATTTAGATACAGAGGAAGATTTTCAGTTCCTAAACCCTCTAGATCTTATAACCAAAGATGTACATGAACTTCAAAAGATCGTGAAAGAGAAGAAAGAAGCCAAGCGGAAAGAAAAGTCCAAGGGAAAGGAGAAAGATAATATTGAAAATGGGCGGGAGCATGGCCATGGGATTCTGATGGAAAAAGAAAAGGAGCTTGCTAAAGAAAAGGATAATGACAAACAACCAAGGGAGAAAGAGAAGATAgagaaagaaaaggagaaagCAACAGGTAAAGATAAGGAAAAGTCATTGGAGGGTGCCGGTGTCGCAAATCCTTCAGGAGATGAGGTTAACGGCAGACTTGAGGAGGTTGCAACTGATATAG GTCCAGAACCCATGGATATTTGCACGAGTGTAGATTCCTTATCCTACGAAATATCGAGCAGTGATCTCACTGTTCTGCAAGGCCATACTTCCGAG GTTTTTGCGTGTGCATGGAACCCAGTTGGTTCATTTCTTGCTTCAGG gTCTGGAGATTCGACAGCTAGGATTTGGACCATTGATGGGCCATCTAGCTCCAATATGCAAAATGGGCATCATAATGTTGTACTGAGGCATTTCAAGGGTAGGACAAACGAGAAAAGCAAGGATGTGACCACACTTGATTGGAAT GTTGATGGCACACTACTTGCTACTGGTTCATACGATGGTCAAGCAAGAATATGGAGTAGAGATG GGGAGTTGATAAgtacattaaataaacataaagggCCTATTTTCTCCTTAAAGTGGAACAAGAAAGGAGATTATCTTCTCAGTGGAAGCGTTGATAAAACTGCAATTgtatgggatgtcaagaccggAGAATGGAAACAACAATTCGAATTTCACTCAG CTCCTGCCCTTGATGTTGATTGGCGAAACAACACTTCTTTTGCAACCTGCTCCACTGATAGCATGATATATGTTTGCAAAGTTGGAGAGAACCGACCAATCAAAACTTTCTCTGGCCATCAG GGTGAAGTGAATGCTATCAAGTGGGACCCAACAGGCTCCCTACTGGCTTCATGCTCTGATGATTCTACGGCAAAG ATATGGACCATGAAACAGGACTCCTGCTTGCTTGATTTGAAGGAACATGCCAAG GAGATATACACTGTCCGATGGAGTCCAACAGGAGCTGGGACCAACCATCCTAATCGGCAACTAGTGCTAGCCAG TGCCTCCTTTGATTCAACAATAAAGCTCTGGGAAGTGGATGTTGGGCGTCTTCTCCACAGCTTAAATGGCCACAG GGATCCTGTTTATTCTGTTGCATTTAGCCCGAATGGTGAGTATCTGGCTAGTGGATCATTGGATAAATGCTTGCACATATGGTCTGTGAAGGAAGCCAAGATAGTGAAAACGTTCACCGGGAATGGAgggatctttgaagtttgctgGAACAAGGAGGGTGATAAGATTGCAGCTTGTTTTGCAAACAATGTGGTTTGTGTCTTGGATTTTCGAATGTAG